Proteins co-encoded in one Streptococcus pyogenes genomic window:
- a CDS encoding NADP-dependent glyceraldehyde-3-phosphate dehydrogenase, producing the protein MAKQYKNLVNGEWKLSENEITIYAPATGEELGSVPAMTQAEVDAVYASAKKALSDWRALSYVERAAYLHKAADILVRDAEKIGAILSKEVAKGHKAAVSEVIRTAEIINYAAEEGLRMEGEVLEGGSFEAASKKKIAIVRREPVGLVLAISPFNYPVNLAGSKIAPALIAGNVVALKPPTQGSISGLLLAEAFAEAGIPAGVFNTITGRGSVIGDYIVEHEAVSFINFTGSTPIGEGIGKLAGMRPIMLELGGKDSAIVLEDADLALAAKNIVAGAFGYSGQRCTAVKRVLVMDKVADQLAAEIKTLVEKLSVGMPEDDADITPLIDTSAADFVEGLIKDATDKGATALTAFNREGNLISPVLFDHVTTDMRLAWEEPFGPVLPIIRVTTVEEAIKISNESEYGLQASIFTTNFPKAFGIAEQLEVGTVHLNNKTQRGTDNFPFLGAKKSGAGVQGVKYSIEAMTTVKSVVFDIQ; encoded by the coding sequence TTGGCAAAACAATATAAAAATTTAGTGAACGGTGAATGGAAACTATCAGAAAACGAGATTACCATTTACGCACCAGCAACAGGTGAAGAGTTAGGATCAGTTCCAGCGATGACGCAGGCAGAGGTAGATGCTGTTTACGCTTCAGCTAAAAAGGCTCTATCAGATTGGCGCGCTTTGTCTTATGTGGAACGTGCAGCTTACCTTCATAAAGCGGCTGATATTTTAGTACGTGATGCTGAAAAGATCGGCGCGATTCTTTCAAAAGAAGTAGCCAAAGGTCACAAGGCAGCTGTCAGTGAAGTTATTCGTACCGCTGAAATCATTAATTATGCAGCAGAAGAAGGGCTTCGTATGGAAGGTGAAGTTCTTGAAGGTGGTAGCTTCGAAGCTGCAAGTAAGAAGAAGATTGCTATTGTTCGTCGTGAACCAGTTGGTTTAGTTCTTGCCATCTCACCTTTTAATTATCCCGTTAACTTGGCAGGTTCTAAAATTGCTCCAGCTCTTATTGCAGGAAATGTTGTTGCTCTTAAACCACCAACACAAGGCTCTATTTCTGGTTTGTTACTAGCAGAAGCTTTTGCAGAAGCTGGTATTCCAGCAGGTGTCTTTAATACCATTACAGGGCGAGGTTCTGTTATCGGTGATTATATCGTTGAGCACGAAGCGGTTAGCTTTATCAACTTTACAGGTTCTACTCCAATTGGGGAAGGAATCGGTAAATTAGCGGGTATGCGACCAATTATGCTTGAGCTTGGCGGTAAGGATTCTGCTATCGTTTTGGAAGATGCAGATCTTGCTTTAGCAGCGAAAAATATTGTAGCCGGTGCTTTTGGTTACTCAGGCCAACGTTGTACAGCGGTTAAACGTGTTCTTGTGATGGACAAGGTGGCGGATCAATTGGCGGCTGAGATTAAAACACTTGTTGAAAAACTAAGTGTCGGAATGCCTGAAGACGATGCTGATATTACACCATTAATTGATACATCAGCTGCTGATTTTGTTGAAGGGTTGATTAAAGATGCAACTGATAAGGGAGCTACTGCTTTGACAGCCTTTAATCGTGAAGGCAATCTTATTTCACCCGTTCTCTTTGATCATGTGACAACTGACATGCGTTTGGCATGGGAAGAGCCGTTCGGCCCAGTATTACCAATTATTCGTGTAACCACTGTAGAAGAAGCCATCAAGATTTCTAATGAGTCTGAATATGGTTTGCAAGCTTCTATTTTTACAACTAATTTCCCAAAAGCTTTTGGCATTGCTGAGCAATTAGAAGTTGGAACTGTTCACCTTAACAATAAAACACAACGTGGAACAGATAATTTCCCATTCTTAGGCGCTAAAAAATCAGGTGCAGGGGTACAAGGAGTTAAATATTCTATCGAAGCTATGACAACTGTTAAATCTGTTGTATTTGATATCCAGTAA
- the nrdF gene encoding class 1b ribonucleoside-diphosphate reductase subunit beta has translation MTTYYEAINWNEIEDVIDKSTWEKLTEQFWLDTRIPLSNDLDDWRKLSLQEKDLVGKVFGGLTLLDTMQSETGVEAIRADVRTPHEEAVLNNIQFMESVHAKSYSSIFSTLNTKKEIEEIFEWTNNNEFLQEKARIINDIYANGDALQKKVASTYLETFLFYSGFFTPLYYLGNNKLANVAEIIKLIIRDESVHGTYIGYKFQLGFNELPEDEQENFRDWMYDLLYQLYENEEKYTKTLYDGVGWTEEVMTFLRYNANKALMNLGQDPLFPDTANDVNPIVMNGISTGTSNHDFFSQVGNGYLLGSVEAMSDDDYNYGL, from the coding sequence ATGACTACATATTATGAAGCAATTAACTGGAATGAAATCGAAGACGTCATTGACAAGTCAACTTGGGAAAAGTTGACCGAACAATTTTGGCTTGATACCCGTATCCCTTTATCAAATGACTTAGACGATTGGCGCAAACTTTCTCTTCAAGAAAAAGATCTTGTTGGCAAGGTTTTTGGAGGATTAACCCTACTTGATACCATGCAATCAGAAACTGGTGTCGAAGCTATTCGTGCTGATGTTCGCACTCCTCACGAAGAAGCTGTCTTAAACAATATTCAATTCATGGAATCTGTTCACGCTAAATCTTATTCGTCTATCTTTTCAACCTTAAACACCAAAAAAGAAATTGAAGAGATCTTTGAGTGGACTAATAATAATGAGTTTCTTCAAGAAAAAGCACGTATTATCAATGACATTTACGCTAATGGAGATGCCTTACAAAAGAAAGTTGCCTCAACATATCTCGAAACTTTCCTTTTTTATTCTGGCTTTTTCACCCCTCTTTACTATTTGGGAAATAATAAGCTAGCAAATGTTGCTGAAATCATTAAACTAATTATTCGTGATGAATCTGTACATGGTACTTATATCGGTTACAAATTCCAGCTTGGTTTTAACGAACTACCAGAAGATGAGCAAGAGAATTTTCGTGATTGGATGTATGACCTCCTTTATCAGCTGTATGAAAATGAAGAAAAATACACCAAAACGCTTTATGATGGCGTAGGGTGGACTGAGGAAGTTATGACCTTTTTACGCTACAATGCTAACAAAGCTCTTATGAATTTAGGACAAGATCCTTTATTCCCAGATACTGCAAACGATGTTAACCCAATTGTTATGAATGGTATTTCAACAGGAACATCAAACCATGACTTTTTCTCACAGGTAGGGAATGGCTATCTTCTTGGTTCTGTAGAAGCTATGTCTGATGACGATTATAATTATGGACTCTAA
- a CDS encoding DUF1294 domain-containing protein, whose amino-acid sequence MLLIWLGLLFVWNELVFVIYAFDKRKAIKKKRRISERKLLVITVLFGGFGALLAAKKYHHKTRKWYFVITCYTSILLTLLVTYIFMK is encoded by the coding sequence ATGTTATTAATTTGGCTTGGATTACTATTTGTTTGGAATGAACTCGTGTTTGTCATATATGCCTTTGATAAAAGAAAAGCCATAAAAAAGAAACGGCGTATTAGTGAAAGAAAATTATTAGTGATAACAGTTTTGTTTGGAGGTTTTGGAGCATTACTTGCAGCTAAAAAGTACCACCATAAAACCAGAAAGTGGTACTTTGTCATCACTTGTTATACTAGTATTTTGTTGACATTACTAGTAACTTATATCTTTATGAAGTGA
- a CDS encoding redoxin NrdH encodes MITVYSKNNCMQCKMTKKFLEQHGANFQEINIDEHPEKVDYVKSLGFTSAPVIEADNLVFSGFQPAKLKELI; translated from the coding sequence ATGATTACAGTATATTCCAAAAATAATTGCATGCAGTGCAAAATGACTAAGAAATTTTTAGAACAACACGGAGCCAACTTCCAGGAAATTAATATCGATGAACATCCTGAAAAAGTGGATTATGTGAAAAGTCTTGGCTTCACATCTGCTCCTGTTATCGAAGCAGATAACCTCGTATTTTCTGGCTTCCAACCTGCAAAGTTAAAAGAATTGATTTAA
- the ptsP gene encoding phosphoenolpyruvate--protein phosphotransferase, with amino-acid sequence MTEMLKGIAASDGVAVAKAYLLVQPDLSFETVTVADTNAEEARLDVALQAAQDELSVIRENAVESLGEEAAAVFDAHLMVLADPEMISQVKETIRAKQTNAETGLKEVTDMFITIFEGMEDNPYMQERAADIRDVAKRVLAHLLGVKLPNPATINEESIVIAHDLTPSDTAQLNKQFVKAFVTNIGGRTSHSAIMARTLEIAAVLGTNDITKRVKDGDVIAVNGITGEVIIDPSEDQVLAFKEAGAAYAKQKAEWSLLKDAHTETADGKHFELAANIGTPKDVEGVNDNGAEAVGLYRTEFLYMDSQDFPTEDEQYEAYKAVLEGMNGKPVVVRTMDIGGDKELPYFDLPKEMNPFLGFRALRISISETGDAMFRTQMRALLRASVHGQLRIMFPMVALLKEFRAAKAVFDEEKANLLAEGVAVADDIQVGIMIEIPAAAMLADQFAKEVDFFSIGTNDLIQYTMAADRMNEQVSYLYQPYNPSILRLINNVIKAAHAEGKWAGMCGEMAGDQQAVPLLVGMGLDEFSMSATSVLRTRSLMKKLDSAKMEEYANRALTECSTAEEVLELSKEYVSED; translated from the coding sequence ATGACAGAAATGCTTAAAGGAATTGCAGCCTCAGACGGCGTTGCTGTTGCTAAAGCATATCTACTAGTTCAGCCGGATTTGTCATTTGAGACTGTTACAGTCGCAGATACAAATGCAGAAGAAGCTCGCCTTGATGTTGCACTCCAAGCTGCACAAGACGAGCTTTCTGTTATCCGTGAAAATGCAGTAGAAAGCTTAGGTGAAGAAGCAGCAGCCGTTTTTGATGCCCATTTGATGGTTCTTGCTGATCCAGAAATGATCAGCCAGGTTAAAGAAACGATTCGCGCAAAACAAACGAATGCAGAAACAGGTCTTAAAGAAGTGACTGACATGTTCATCACCATCTTTGAAGGCATGGAAGATAACCCATACATGCAAGAACGTGCAGCGGACATCCGCGACGTTGCAAAACGTGTGTTGGCTCACCTTTTAGGTGTAAAACTTCCAAATCCAGCTACAATCAATGAAGAATCAATCGTTATCGCACACGATTTGACACCTTCAGATACTGCTCAACTTAACAAACAATTTGTAAAAGCATTTGTTACAAATATCGGTGGTCGTACAAGTCACTCAGCTATCATGGCACGTACACTTGAGATCGCTGCGGTACTTGGAACAAATGATATTACAAAACGTGTTAAAGATGGTGATGTGATTGCCGTTAATGGTATCACTGGTGAAGTGATTATCGATCCAAGCGAAGATCAAGTACTTGCTTTTAAAGAAGCTGGTGCGGCTTATGCCAAACAAAAAGCAGAGTGGTCTCTCCTTAAAGATGCGCACACTGAAACAGCTGATGGCAAACACTTTGAATTGGCTGCTAATATCGGTACGCCTAAAGACGTTGAAGGTGTTAATGACAATGGTGCTGAAGCTGTTGGCCTTTACCGTACTGAGTTCTTGTACATGGATTCTCAAGACTTCCCAACTGAAGACGAACAATACGAAGCTTACAAGGCAGTGCTTGAAGGCATGAATGGCAAACCTGTTGTGGTTCGTACGATGGATATTGGTGGCGACAAGGAACTTCCTTACTTTGACCTTCCAAAAGAAATGAATCCATTCCTTGGTTTCCGTGCTCTTCGTATTTCCATCTCTGAAACTGGGGATGCCATGTTCCGCACACAAATGCGTGCGCTTCTTCGTGCCTCTGTTCACGGACAACTTCGTATTATGTTCCCAATGGTTGCGCTTCTTAAAGAATTCCGTGCTGCAAAAGCAGTCTTTGACGAAGAAAAAGCAAACTTGCTTGCAGAAGGCGTTGCGGTTGCTGATGACATCCAAGTTGGTATCATGATTGAGATTCCTGCAGCTGCTATGCTTGCAGACCAATTTGCTAAGGAAGTTGATTTCTTCTCAATTGGAACAAACGACCTTATCCAATACACTATGGCAGCAGACCGTATGAACGAACAAGTATCATACCTTTACCAACCATACAACCCATCAATATTACGTTTGATCAACAATGTGATCAAAGCAGCGCACGCTGAAGGTAAATGGGCAGGTATGTGTGGTGAGATGGCAGGTGACCAACAAGCTGTTCCACTTCTTGTCGGAATGGGCTTGGATGAGTTTTCTATGTCAGCAACTTCAGTACTTCGTACGCGTAGTTTAATGAAGAAACTTGACTCTGCTAAGATGGAAGAATATGCAAATCGTGCGCTTACAGAATGTTCAACAGCAGAAGAAGTTCTTGAACTTTCTAAAGAATACGTTTCTGAAGATTAA
- a CDS encoding phosphocarrier protein HPr: MASKDFHIVAETGIHARPATLLVQTASKFASDITLDYKGKAVNLKSIMGVMSLGVGQGADVTISAEGADAEDAIAAIEETMTKEGLA, translated from the coding sequence ATGGCTTCAAAAGACTTTCACATTGTTGCAGAAACAGGTATTCATGCGCGTCCAGCGACTTTGCTTGTTCAAACAGCTAGCAAATTTGCTTCAGACATCACTCTTGACTACAAAGGTAAAGCAGTAAATCTAAAATCAATCATGGGTGTTATGAGTCTTGGTGTTGGTCAAGGTGCAGATGTTACTATCTCAGCTGAAGGTGCAGATGCTGAAGATGCCATTGCAGCAATTGAAGAAACAATGACTAAAGAGGGATTGGCATAA
- a CDS encoding polysaccharide deacetylase family protein, with product MKKLNVILVGLLSILMLSLAIVFINRWKLNEDSQRIVLAEKKKNTSDLVIKAVKHIKKDQKDYYYFSPIKQADDFFVDNLPVSLYKKKNSDKELILVRPKLQSSHLRSVNTLTISKIVYQKKFFHLAKKSEKVISTYHVTDDLKPFQVKDLVSGHLERIQEEVEKKYPDAGFNSDKYNGLKESNSLLSDGFEVKSGNLIFDKKLTIPLTTLFDVINPDFLANSDRAAYDNYRTYKEQHPKKLVALTFDDGPDPTTTPQVLDILAKYQAKGTFFMIGSKVVNNENLTKRVSDAGHEIANHTWDHPNLTNLSVSEIQHQVNMTNQAIEKACGKKPRYLRPPYGATNATVQQSSGLTQMLWTVDTRDWENHSTDGIMTNVKNQLQPGGVVLMHDIHQTTINALPTVMEYLKAEGYECVTVSELYAHQ from the coding sequence TTGAAAAAATTAAATGTTATTCTTGTTGGTTTATTAAGCATTCTGATGTTGAGTTTAGCTATTGTGTTTATTAATCGTTGGAAACTAAACGAAGATAGTCAGCGTATAGTTTTGGCTGAAAAGAAAAAAAACACGTCAGATTTAGTGATCAAAGCTGTAAAACATATTAAAAAAGATCAAAAAGACTATTATTATTTTTCCCCGATAAAACAAGCAGATGATTTTTTTGTAGATAATTTACCTGTTTCATTATACAAAAAAAAGAATTCAGATAAAGAATTGATTTTAGTAAGGCCTAAACTGCAATCTTCTCACCTAAGATCAGTTAACACTTTGACTATTTCTAAAATAGTTTATCAGAAAAAATTTTTTCATTTGGCTAAAAAATCAGAAAAAGTTATAAGTACATATCACGTTACAGACGACTTGAAACCGTTTCAGGTAAAGGATCTAGTATCAGGACATTTAGAAAGAATACAAGAAGAAGTTGAAAAAAAATATCCAGATGCTGGTTTTAATAGCGATAAGTATAATGGCTTAAAAGAATCTAATTCTTTATTAAGCGATGGCTTTGAGGTAAAATCGGGAAACCTTATTTTTGATAAAAAGCTAACGATACCTTTGACGACATTATTTGATGTTATTAATCCAGATTTTTTAGCAAATAGCGATAGAGCTGCGTATGATAATTATAGGACCTACAAAGAACAGCATCCCAAAAAACTAGTTGCATTAACGTTTGATGATGGTCCAGATCCGACGACGACTCCTCAAGTTTTAGATATTTTGGCAAAATACCAGGCTAAGGGAACTTTCTTTATGATAGGTTCAAAGGTTGTGAATAATGAAAACCTTACTAAACGTGTTAGCGACGCTGGCCATGAAATTGCTAATCATACTTGGGATCATCCTAATCTGACTAATCTTTCAGTCAGCGAGATTCAACATCAAGTTAATATGACGAACCAGGCTATTGAAAAAGCTTGTGGCAAGAAACCTCGCTATTTACGCCCTCCATACGGAGCTACAAATGCAACTGTTCAGCAATCCTCAGGATTAACACAAATGCTTTGGACGGTTGATACAAGAGATTGGGAAAATCATAGCACTGATGGCATTATGACTAATGTCAAAAACCAATTGCAACCGGGAGGAGTTGTTTTAATGCATGATATTCATCAAACAACTATCAATGCTTTGCCGACAGTTATGGAATATCTAAAAGCAGAAGGATACGAATGTGTGACTGTATCAGAACTCTATGCGCATCAGTAA
- the udk gene encoding uridine kinase: MLKKPIIIGVTGGSGGGKTSVSRAILDSFPNARIAMIQHDSYYKDQSHMSFEERVKTNYDHPLAFDTDFMIQQLKELLAGRPVDIPIYDYKKHTRSNTTFRQDPQDVIIVEGILVLEDERLRDLMDIKLFVDTDDDIRIIRRIKRDMMERGRSLESIIDQYTSVVKPMYHQFIEPSKRYADIVIPEGVSNVVAIDVINSKIASILGEV; this comes from the coding sequence ATGCTTAAAAAACCGATTATTATTGGTGTAACTGGTGGTTCAGGTGGCGGTAAAACAAGTGTGTCACGCGCTATTTTGGACAGTTTTCCAAATGCTCGTATTGCAATGATTCAACACGATTCTTACTATAAAGATCAGTCTCACATGAGTTTTGAAGAAAGGGTCAAGACCAATTATGACCATCCTCTAGCTTTTGATACAGATTTTATGATTCAGCAACTAAAAGAATTATTAGCTGGTAGACCTGTAGATATTCCTATCTATGATTACAAAAAGCATACCCGCAGTAATACGACCTTTCGTCAGGATCCTCAGGATGTTATTATTGTTGAAGGTATTCTTGTCCTAGAAGATGAGCGTTTGCGAGATTTGATGGATATCAAGCTCTTTGTAGACACAGATGACGATATTCGTATTATTCGTCGTATTAAGCGTGACATGATGGAACGTGGCAGAAGCTTAGAAAGTATTATTGATCAGTACACAAGCGTGGTAAAGCCTATGTATCATCAGTTTATTGAGCCAAGTAAACGCTATGCTGATATTGTTATTCCAGAGGGAGTTAGTAATGTCGTTGCTATTGATGTTATTAATAGTAAAATTGCGAGTATTCTTGGAGAAGTATAG
- a CDS encoding DEAD/DEAH box helicase: protein MITKFPPQWQEKLDQVAFTHLTPIQEQAFQPIVDGKNFLGISPTGTGKTLAYVFPSLLALTPKKSQQLLILAPNTELAGQIFEVTKDWAQPLGLTAQLFISGTSQKRQIERLKKGPEILIGTPGRIFELIKLKKIKMMSVNTIVLDEYDELLGDSQYDFVQKISHYVPRDHQMVYMSATNKVDQTSLAPNTFCIDLSEQTNDAIQHFYLMVDKRERTDLLRKFTNIPHFRALVFFNSLSDLGATEERLQYNGAAAVSLASDINVKFRKTILEKFKSHQLSLLLATDLVARGIDIDNLDYVIHFDVARDKENYTHRAGRTGRMGKSGIVITFVSHPEDLKKLKKFAKVSEISLKNQQLHFIN, encoded by the coding sequence ATGATCACTAAATTTCCCCCTCAATGGCAAGAAAAACTTGACCAAGTTGCATTTACCCATTTAACGCCAATCCAAGAACAGGCCTTTCAACCTATTGTTGATGGTAAAAATTTCCTTGGTATTAGCCCTACTGGGACGGGCAAGACCTTAGCTTATGTCTTTCCTAGTCTATTGGCACTGACGCCTAAAAAGTCCCAACAACTACTCATTTTAGCCCCTAATACCGAATTAGCTGGCCAAATTTTTGAAGTCACAAAGGATTGGGCACAGCCACTAGGCTTAACGGCACAACTCTTTATTTCTGGAACCAGTCAAAAACGTCAAATCGAACGCCTCAAAAAAGGTCCTGAAATCCTGATTGGAACCCCTGGACGCATTTTTGAGCTGATTAAATTGAAAAAAATCAAGATGATGTCTGTCAACACCATTGTTTTAGATGAATATGACGAACTATTAGGTGATTCCCAATATGATTTTGTTCAAAAAATTAGCCACTATGTTCCTCGAGATCATCAAATGGTATACATGAGTGCTACTAATAAGGTGGATCAAACTTCCTTAGCTCCAAATACATTCTGCATCGATCTTTCAGAGCAAACCAACGATGCTATTCAGCATTTTTACCTCATGGTTGACAAGCGCGAACGTACAGATTTATTACGAAAATTTACTAATATTCCTCATTTTAGAGCTTTGGTCTTTTTCAACAGTTTATCTGATTTGGGTGCTACGGAAGAACGTCTCCAATATAATGGAGCTGCTGCGGTTTCCTTAGCGAGTGACATTAATGTCAAATTCCGTAAAACCATTCTCGAAAAATTCAAATCCCACCAACTCTCCTTATTGTTAGCTACGGATCTTGTTGCTCGGGGCATTGATATTGATAATCTTGACTATGTCATTCATTTTGATGTTGCTCGTGATAAGGAAAATTACACTCACAGAGCTGGACGAACCGGCCGTATGGGAAAATCTGGTATCGTTATTACCTTTGTTAGCCACCCTGAAGACCTCAAAAAATTGAAAAAATTTGCTAAAGTCTCTGAAATCTCCCTCAAAAATCAACAACTTCATTTCATCAACTAG
- the nrdE gene encoding class 1b ribonucleoside-diphosphate reductase subunit alpha yields MSLKDLGDISYFRLNNEINRPVNGKIPLHKDKEALKAFSAENVLPNTMSFTSITEKIEYLISNDYIESAFIQKYRPEFITELDSIIKSENFRFKSFMAAYKFYQQYALKTNDGEHYLENLEDRVLFNALYFADGQEDLAKDLAVEMINQRYQPATPSFLNAGRSRRGELVSCFLIQVTDDMNSIGRSINSALQLSRIGGGVGITLSNLREAGAPIKGYAGAASGVVPVMKLFEDSFSYSNQLGQRQGAGVVYLNVFHPDIIAFLSTKKENADEKVRVKTLSLGITVPDKFYELARKNEDMYLFSPYNVEKEYGIPFNYLDITNMYDELVANPKITKTKIKARDLETEISKLQQESGYPYIINIDTANKANPIDGKIIMSNLCSEILQVQTPSLINDAQEFVEMGTDISCNLGSTNILNMMTSPDFGRSIKTMTRALTFVTDSSSIEAVPTIKHGNSQAHTFGLGAMGLHSYLAQHHIEYGSPESIEFTDIYFMLLNYWTLVESNNIARERQTTFVGFENSKYANGSYFDKYVTGHFVPKSDLVKDLFKDHFIPQASDWEALRDAVQKDGLYHQNRLAVAPNGSISYINDCSASIHPITQRIEERQEKKIGKIYYPANGLSTDTIPYYTSAYDMDMRKVIDVYAAATEHVDQGLSLTLFLRSELPMELYEWKTQSKQTTRDLSILRNYAFNKGIKSIYYIRTFTDDGEEVGANQCESCVI; encoded by the coding sequence ATGAGTCTCAAAGATCTTGGCGATATTTCATATTTTCGCCTAAATAATGAAATTAACCGTCCTGTTAATGGTAAAATTCCACTTCATAAAGACAAAGAAGCTTTAAAAGCTTTTTCCGCTGAAAATGTGCTGCCAAACACCATGTCTTTTACTTCCATTACGGAAAAAATTGAGTATTTAATCTCAAATGATTACATTGAATCAGCTTTTATTCAGAAATACCGCCCTGAATTTATTACTGAATTAGATAGCATAATCAAATCAGAAAATTTTCGCTTTAAATCATTTATGGCAGCCTACAAGTTCTACCAGCAATACGCCTTAAAAACAAATGATGGAGAGCATTATTTAGAAAACCTTGAAGACCGTGTCTTGTTTAATGCTTTGTATTTTGCAGATGGTCAAGAAGACTTAGCAAAAGATTTAGCCGTTGAAATGATTAACCAACGTTACCAACCGGCTACTCCTTCCTTTTTAAATGCTGGTCGAAGCCGTCGTGGTGAATTGGTCTCTTGTTTCTTGATTCAAGTAACTGATGACATGAACTCTATCGGACGTTCTATCAACTCTGCTTTGCAATTATCCCGTATTGGTGGAGGAGTTGGGATTACCTTGTCTAACCTCCGTGAAGCTGGCGCACCAATCAAAGGCTATGCTGGTGCAGCCTCAGGAGTTGTTCCTGTTATGAAATTATTTGAAGATAGTTTTTCTTATTCAAATCAACTTGGGCAACGTCAAGGAGCTGGTGTTGTTTACCTAAATGTTTTTCATCCTGATATCATTGCTTTCTTATCTACTAAAAAAGAAAATGCCGATGAAAAGGTGCGTGTTAAAACCTTGTCACTAGGGATTACCGTTCCTGATAAATTCTACGAATTAGCTCGTAAAAACGAGGACATGTATCTCTTTAGTCCTTACAATGTTGAAAAAGAATATGGCATTCCCTTTAACTATCTCGACATTACCAATATGTACGATGAGTTAGTGGCGAACCCTAAAATTACTAAGACTAAAATTAAAGCTCGTGATCTTGAAACAGAGATTTCAAAATTACAACAAGAATCTGGTTACCCTTATATCATCAATATTGATACAGCTAATAAAGCTAATCCTATCGATGGAAAAATCATCATGAGCAACTTGTGTTCTGAAATTTTACAAGTTCAAACACCTAGCCTTATCAATGATGCGCAAGAGTTTGTAGAAATGGGAACTGATATTTCATGTAACTTAGGTTCCACTAATATCCTGAACATGATGACCTCACCAGACTTTGGCCGTTCTATTAAGACCATGACACGTGCCCTAACTTTTGTTACTGATTCATCAAGCATTGAAGCTGTTCCAACCATTAAACATGGCAATAGCCAAGCTCATACTTTTGGCCTTGGAGCTATGGGACTACATTCTTACCTTGCTCAACATCATATTGAATATGGCAGTCCAGAATCCATCGAGTTTACTGATATTTACTTTATGCTCCTGAATTATTGGACCTTGGTCGAATCCAATAACATCGCTCGTGAGCGCCAAACTACCTTTGTTGGCTTTGAGAACTCTAAGTACGCTAATGGTAGTTACTTTGATAAATACGTTACAGGACACTTTGTTCCAAAATCTGATTTGGTGAAAGATCTGTTCAAAGACCATTTTATTCCGCAAGCTTCAGATTGGGAGGCTCTTCGCGACGCCGTTCAAAAAGATGGTCTTTATCATCAAAACCGACTAGCAGTTGCTCCAAATGGCTCTATTTCTTATATCAATGACTGCTCTGCTTCTATTCACCCAATCACACAACGCATCGAAGAGCGTCAAGAAAAGAAAATTGGTAAAATCTACTATCCTGCAAATGGTTTGTCTACGGATACCATTCCTTACTATACATCTGCTTACGATATGGACATGCGCAAAGTTATTGATGTCTATGCCGCTGCGACCGAACATGTGGACCAAGGCTTGTCATTAACTCTATTCCTTCGTAGTGAGTTGCCTATGGAGCTTTATGAGTGGAAAACACAAAGCAAACAAACCACTCGTGATTTATCCATCTTACGAAACTACGCTTTCAATAAAGGCATTAAATCTATCTACTATATCCGTACCTTTACGGATGATGGGGAAGAAGTGGGCGCAAACCAATGTGAATCTTGTGTCATTTAA